The Osmia bicornis bicornis chromosome 12, iOsmBic2.1, whole genome shotgun sequence genome contains the following window.
ttaataaatttgtctCTTTAGATATGAAGGAAACCGCGGAGGAGACCGGAAGTACGAGCACAGCCTCGAAAAACGTTGTCGAGAAGGGTGAAGTGGAAGCGACGAAAGAAAAAGGCGACGagaatgaaaaggaaaaggaaaaggacgAGGAAAAGGATAAGAAGAACGATAAGAGTGAGAAGGATGGAGATGGTGATAAGGATGGCAATAACGAGCaagaaattgtttttattcaAGATATGGGATTCACTGTTAAAATAGTCAGTCCAGGTGCTGAACCCTTTGACATACAAGTTTCCAGTATGGAGCTGGTACAGGTAACTGATTGATATACCTTCAAGTACTTCTGATTctattcaaattgaaataaaactcAAGGTATGTGATTTTTTTAAGGTTCCTTTATTTTAACACTAAGGTATGACATTAATTATCAAagacaatattatttaaacgtcctcctcctttttcacGTGCCCGATGCGTTTCACCCAAGtagaattcaatttaatagCGATTTTGTTCCTCAGCTCGTCAATAGTCTTTGGATTATTCGCGTAAACTTCACTTTTCATAAACCCcataaaaaaatctaatgGTGTTAAATTCCTCCTCGTGAAAAATTACTCGGTCAAACGTATCGAGCTTGCAAAAAAAGCGGAGAATGATATagtttttcataattaatgtcataaaataaactttgtattaaaataaaataaccaTACAAGAATCAAATACTTtgcattttatttctatttgaaGATGCGACACTCAATTTGTATAACCCTATACAAAAACGAtagaaataaacgtttatattatttttcaggAGATCCATCAGTTGCTGATGGACCGCGAGGACACCTGCCACCGTACATGTTTCTCCCTACAACTGGACGGCAACACCTTGGATAACTTTgctgaattaaagaatatcgaAGGTCTGAAAGAAGGTTCTGTGATTAAAGTAGTCGAAGAACCATACACGATGCGGGAAGCTCGTATACACGTGCGACACGTTCGTGATCTGTTGAAGTCTGTGGATCCTGCGGACGCTTACAACGGCGTCGAGTGTGCCAGTTTATCGTTCCTAAACGTCGTCACGAACGGCGACATCCtcgagaagaaaaagagcaGGGCGGATTCGGTCGACTGTACTCCACCCGATTACATTATACCCGGCTGTAAAGATAGACCGTTACTACCTCTACAACCGCAAGCCAAAGAGCAGAAGTGTCCTCCTTGTTTAAAAGTAAGGGCTCGTTGATTTGGAGTCGTTTCCTATCTtcgtttattttataaaaacaattcATTTATCGCAGGTTTTAACGACTTCCGGATGGAATCCACCACCGGGCCACAGAAAGCTTCACGGTGATTTGTTATACTTACACGTTGTAACGTTAGAGGATAAGCAATACTATTTGACTGCGTGCGCCAGAGGATTCTTTGTCAATCAGTCAACAAAAGAGGTGTTTAATCCAAAACCAGCGACACCGAGTCATCTGTGTCACAGCTTAATTGAACTACTGAATCAGCTCAGCCCGGCATTTAAACGGGGTTTCGCTGCTATGCAAAGGCGAAGAACGCAACGGCATCCGTTTGAAAGAGTGGCCACACCGTATCAACTCTATGCCTGGTCCGCGCCTCAGATTGAACACACGATTGACGCGATACGCGCCGAAGATAGTACGCTTCGTTTTTCTGATCATTTACCTAGatttaaatgtaataaaatgatacatCGTTTATTTATGTACAGCTTTCTCCTCCAAGTTGGGCTACGAAGAGCACATCCCTGGACAAACTAGAGACTGGAACGAGGAGTTACAGACAACAAGAGAGCTGCCACGTAAAAATTTACCAGAAAGACTGCTTAGGGAACGCGCTATTTTCAAAGTACATCCACCTTCTTTGTATTTGTATtagatttataaattaattcggtgccttttctttattttaattaaagatttatttttaaaaagccatactaatacgaattattgaaataatcgttattattattatgttgtCACTTgtcaaatattcaaattaaatacaTTAATTAAGAAGGCGTAATACTaaaggcaccgaattaatttgtacacctaatatattataatacttgcttttttattaatttaatttctcattCAGGTTCATAGTGATTTCGTTGCGGCTGCAACTCGAGGAGCAGTAGCCGTGATAGACGGTAATGTGATGGCAATAAATCCAGGGGAAGAGGCAAAAATGCAGATGTTCATTTGGAACAATATCTTCTTCTCGCTTGGATTCGACGTTAGAGATCATTACAAAGAATTAGGCGGTGATGCTGCTGCTTTTGTCGCGCCTCGTAATGATCTTCAAGGTGTCAGAGTATACGCTGCCGTTGACTTACCTGGTCTTTATACACTCGGTACCGTTGTAATCGATTATAGGTTTGTACGCTACATTAGATACACGCGTTCCTTTCGTCACATTATTTGTACGACGTGGATATTTTGTAGCGGATCATTTATACTTGTTCGATGTTCAATATTCTATCTCGACTAACGTCTCGATTGAATGGATGTTAAGTTTTCGTGGTAATCACTCGTAATTCCTCTGCATAGAGGATATCGTGTCACCGCTCAGTCGATCATCCCAGGAATCTTGGAACGCGAGCAGGAGCAATCTGTTGTTTATGGTTCCGTAGATTTTGGTAAAACGGTTCTCACGCATCCCAAATACCTTGAATTGGTTAGTTCTTCGCTATAACAATATTAACCCTTGGCACTCGTATTTATATTTGAGAAGGATCaaaatgaaaacatttttatgGGAACATATTACAATTTAACTAGTTTAGtagaaaaaattagaaaaatacatatataataataggAGTGGAAAGGGTTAAACCCTCTATTGCATGAAATTTTATGACGAGttgtaaaaaatgtatatgGCTGTTAGTCTACTTAAAAATAAgtgttgaaataaataataaaattttattagaaaattgcCCAATGTTCCCACTTGGAACCAAGTCAGAGTCTTCAGTATTGTCTACTTAATTTACTATagaacatttgaaatttaagttCCTAATTGGGAACGGAATGCAATAGAGGGTTAATTAATACGTAAGAAACATTTGTCAATTGTGTTTCATGATCTATTGTATATTTCATAGTTGAACAAAACTGGTCAACAACTAAAAATTCTTCCACATAAAGTAATCAACGATGCCGGTGAAGAAATTGAACTTTGCAGTAGCGTGGAATGCAAAGGAATCATCGGTAATGATTCTCGACATTACGTGCTGGATTTGTTACGGACTTTCCCTCCTGATGTTAATTTCCTTAAATGTAAGTTGATGTATTCAACAACATAGTCGaagttcatttttattactaCATTTTATTGCACTTATTCTTTATAGTGGAAGGCGTCGAGCTAAGCAAAGAAGCTAGAGCTTTAGGTTTTCCAATCGAGCACAAGCATAAATTAGCTTGCCTTCGTCAGGAACTGATTGATTCCTTTGTTGAAGCTAGATACGTCCAATTCATTAAGCACGCCGCTGTTCATCTTCAACAATTAACGTCTGCGAGAAGAGTGCAGAAGGAGAAGGAAACTATTGTTAAGGCAagaacaaatttttcatcttcCTTAACATCTTACAGTAGaaacaatattataatttaatctcTCATTAATTTTAGGAaggtaaaaaagaagaatcaaaTGCCGTTGCAGTGGATAGTAATAAAGAAGATTCTACTCATGCGTTAATTGAAACAGACGAGGCCAAAAAGATTGTGGAAAGTATTACTGATTCCATTACTGGTGGAGAGAAACAAGAATGTACGTGGTATAATTGATATTTTGTTTTGCCATAAGATGTATATAccttaattcattaatttccttttttttttctttttttatttcgggTTTTACGTCACATCGACCTACGGATCATTAGCTACGACTAGGACttgtttctttcgtttctgTCCGGTTATATGTAGTGGTAGATGTTAATGTCTTTTAGGTAGTTTAGGGTATTTTCTTTGTGTTTCTGTGTCGTTAAGACTTCAGTGTTCAGATTCCATATTTTGGTCTTTGGTTGTTGTATCTTCTGCATTCGAATAGTAGGTGGATGATAGTGAtgattttctgttttttttttttaattaggtgtggccataaaataaataataaaattttattagaaaattgtGCAATGTTCCCACCTAATTAATTAGGTGTGTGAGTTTTTGTACGCTATATTAGATACACAatatattctacgatattagaataaattttgatctattttaaaaatctataattactataaaaatattttactataTCAGAATAGACTGGGAAATCTATAGCTActacaaaaaatattctacaatATTAGAATAGATTTTcatctatttaaaaaatattttactgtaTCAGTGACCTGTTCTAAGCCTTAATTTCCTTATTTTAGTGGAAGAGAGTACGAAGGAAATAGTTCGAAGAGCTGCCGCAGCTGTTGGAAGTTTGCGAGAAGCTGAATTCGACGTTAGATTTAATCCAGACGTATTTTCGCCGGGTGTAAAACATCCAGATTCAAATGGTCCTGCGTTAAAGAAACAGAAACAGTTGGTGCAAGATGCTGCCGACTTTTTATTGACTGTACAAATTCCTACTTTTGTAAGTGTTACTAAAGAACATATTTGCtctgatgtatatatatacacatactTCAGTAAAACTTTTCTGTTATAGATTCGAGAATGTTTGGATCACACAGCTGCTGCGATGGACGGTAGTACATTAGTGGAAGCTTTGCATGGTAAAGGTATCAATGTACGGTATCTTGGTAAATTGGCTGCCATGTTAGCTAACGTTCCACAGTTACAGTATCTTAAACGTATCGTTGTTTCGGAACTTATTTTACGTTCAGCAAAACACATCTTCACGTTTTATATGCAGGTGCGTTGATTAAATTGGAACAGTTTTTATTAAGCTCAGGTGCAAGGAAATATAATATCCATTTGTTTCAGGGTACAGAATTAATGAGCCTATCTGCAGCAATTAGTCATTTCTTGAATTGCTTATTGTCTTCAGCACAAATCATTCATCCGCAACAGAATCTAGAAGAGGTACTATCGCTACTGGTAGAGGATATTAACCCATTAACtgccaaatttttatttttgatatttttatttaacattttatttaatataatcctATTGCaagtgataaaaaaatatatatatatatattcaaatCCCCATTTGGGGATCGTGGTAACAAATGGGTTAATTCGTTCCATTCGTTGTGTACATTCAATTATCGAAACGAAGGGTATCAATAaaggaaataattttctaggtgaaaatttatataattaccgGTTTCAGCTTCAGAGTAAAACTGCCAAGCGACGCAACAAAAGGAAAGGTAGAAATAATGGTCCGCAGCAGTCCGAGGTGGAATGGGCTTCCTTAACACCAAAGTCTCTCTGGCAACAAATTAAAGCGGATCTGAAAAGTTACTACGATTGGGAAACACCGTGCCCGGAGTCATTGGACGCTACGATAGAGAATTTTCATCTTCAGAAAATCTCTCTGCTGCGCAACTTCTGTATAAAGACTGGTATTCAAATATTGTTACGCGAATACAACTTTGAAAATAAGAACAGAGCGACGTTCTTCGAAGAAGATATCCTCAGTATATTCCCTGTTGTTAAACATATCAATCCTAGGGTAAGTAAAAATACAGGTCTAAAACTTTCTtgtgttatttatttttatttatttttcatttttctaggCAAGCGATGCGTACAATTTCTACACGACAGGTCAAAGTAAAATTCAGCAAGGTTATTTGAAAGATGGATATGAATTGATCAGTGAGGCATTAAATCTCTTAAATAATGTTTACGGTGCTATGCATCCTGAAATCGCGCAGTGTCTTAGAATGCTTGCGCGATTAAATTACATAATGGGTGAACATGGAGAAGCTCTTGCTACTCAACAAAAAGCAGTTCTTATGTCGGAAAGAGTTAATGGAATTGATCACCCATATACCATTACAGAATATGTAAGTATTAGACACAACAATTTTGATTGAGCCAGCAACCTGTATCATTATACTAACATTACCCTTAATACTCGTTCACAGATTCATCTAGCTCTATACTCCTTTGCCAATGGTCAAGTGTCTGTGTCATTGAGGTTACTATACAGGGCACGGTATTTGGCGTTATTAGTTTGCGGTGAAGATCATCCAGAAGTAGCGCTTCTTGATGTGAGTATAAATATACAGAGTGTCTCATAACTCCCGTAACACCAGGAAATGGGGAGTTGCTGAtgtgattctgaacaatttattcctttttcaaaatgttggttgaagcttcgtttttgaattattgaCGAAAGACGCTGGCCAATGAAAGGGCGCGTAGAGCGCGCGCGGGTTTCCCCGCGCATGCGCGAGTTTAGCAGGGACGTATCTACGTGTTTTTgctaaaggaaaaagttgttcagaatcaccccagcaatCCTCCATTTCCGGATGTTACAGGAGTTATGAAACACCTTGTCTAacatataatttcattaatgtttattatttatacagAGTAACATTTCGCTGATACTTCACGCCGTTGGAGAATACGAATTATCGCTCCGCTTTTTGGAGCATGCTTTAGCTCTGAATCTTCGATACCATGGCCCAAGGTCTCTGAAAGTAGCTGTCTCTTATCATCTCGTTGCCAGAACTCAGTCTTGTATGGGTGATTTTCGTGCGGCATTAAACAACGAGAAAGAAACTTACGCT
Protein-coding sequences here:
- the LOC114879368 gene encoding clustered mitochondria protein homolog isoform X1; this encodes MTLGAQIEASTENGSMKIPLLNGNEDQTATDMKETAEETGSTSTASKNVVEKGEVEATKEKGDENEKEKEKDEEKDKKNDKSEKDGDGDKDGNNEQEIVFIQDMGFTVKIVSPGAEPFDIQVSSMELVQEIHQLLMDREDTCHRTCFSLQLDGNTLDNFAELKNIEGLKEGSVIKVVEEPYTMREARIHVRHVRDLLKSVDPADAYNGVECASLSFLNVVTNGDILEKKKSRADSVDCTPPDYIIPGCKDRPLLPLQPQAKEQKCPPCLKVLTTSGWNPPPGHRKLHGDLLYLHVVTLEDKQYYLTACARGFFVNQSTKEVFNPKPATPSHLCHSLIELLNQLSPAFKRGFAAMQRRRTQRHPFERVATPYQLYAWSAPQIEHTIDAIRAEDTFSSKLGYEEHIPGQTRDWNEELQTTRELPRKNLPERLLRERAIFKVHSDFVAAATRGAVAVIDGNVMAINPGEEAKMQMFIWNNIFFSLGFDVRDHYKELGGDAAAFVAPRNDLQGVRVYAAVDLPGLYTLGTVVIDYRGYRVTAQSIIPGILEREQEQSVVYGSVDFGKTVLTHPKYLELLNKTGQQLKILPHKVINDAGEEIELCSSVECKGIIGNDSRHYVLDLLRTFPPDVNFLKLEGVELSKEARALGFPIEHKHKLACLRQELIDSFVEARYVQFIKHAAVHLQQLTSARRVQKEKETIVKEGKKEESNAVAVDSNKEDSTHALIETDEAKKIVESITDSITGGEKQELEESTKEIVRRAAAAVGSLREAEFDVRFNPDVFSPGVKHPDSNGPALKKQKQLVQDAADFLLTVQIPTFIRECLDHTAAAMDGSTLVEALHGKGINVRYLGKLAAMLANVPQLQYLKRIVVSELILRSAKHIFTFYMQGTELMSLSAAISHFLNCLLSSAQIIHPQQNLEELQSKTAKRRNKRKGRNNGPQQSEVEWASLTPKSLWQQIKADLKSYYDWETPCPESLDATIENFHLQKISLLRNFCIKTGIQILLREYNFENKNRATFFEEDILSIFPVVKHINPRASDAYNFYTTGQSKIQQGYLKDGYELISEALNLLNNVYGAMHPEIAQCLRMLARLNYIMGEHGEALATQQKAVLMSERVNGIDHPYTITEYIHLALYSFANGQVSVSLRLLYRARYLALLVCGEDHPEVALLDSNISLILHAVGEYELSLRFLEHALALNLRYHGPRSLKVAVSYHLVARTQSCMGDFRAALNNEKETYAIYKQQLGEDHEKTKESSDCLRHLTQQAVVLQKKMNEIYTGKSGVSLPPIQVQPPSMGSVLDMLNVINGILFVQISQQDIENFKAEIEKRQKEQTPDGEIKALQNGGKKENKKEDKDNNKKEEKENRKNEKECKKDEKENKKIEKKVDAQKIELKKLEENKTTLEPVAAES
- the LOC114879368 gene encoding clustered mitochondria protein homolog isoform X2 translates to MKETAEETGSTSTASKNVVEKGEVEATKEKGDENEKEKEKDEEKDKKNDKSEKDGDGDKDGNNEQEIVFIQDMGFTVKIVSPGAEPFDIQVSSMELVQEIHQLLMDREDTCHRTCFSLQLDGNTLDNFAELKNIEGLKEGSVIKVVEEPYTMREARIHVRHVRDLLKSVDPADAYNGVECASLSFLNVVTNGDILEKKKSRADSVDCTPPDYIIPGCKDRPLLPLQPQAKEQKCPPCLKVLTTSGWNPPPGHRKLHGDLLYLHVVTLEDKQYYLTACARGFFVNQSTKEVFNPKPATPSHLCHSLIELLNQLSPAFKRGFAAMQRRRTQRHPFERVATPYQLYAWSAPQIEHTIDAIRAEDTFSSKLGYEEHIPGQTRDWNEELQTTRELPRKNLPERLLRERAIFKVHSDFVAAATRGAVAVIDGNVMAINPGEEAKMQMFIWNNIFFSLGFDVRDHYKELGGDAAAFVAPRNDLQGVRVYAAVDLPGLYTLGTVVIDYRGYRVTAQSIIPGILEREQEQSVVYGSVDFGKTVLTHPKYLELLNKTGQQLKILPHKVINDAGEEIELCSSVECKGIIGNDSRHYVLDLLRTFPPDVNFLKLEGVELSKEARALGFPIEHKHKLACLRQELIDSFVEARYVQFIKHAAVHLQQLTSARRVQKEKETIVKEGKKEESNAVAVDSNKEDSTHALIETDEAKKIVESITDSITGGEKQELEESTKEIVRRAAAAVGSLREAEFDVRFNPDVFSPGVKHPDSNGPALKKQKQLVQDAADFLLTVQIPTFIRECLDHTAAAMDGSTLVEALHGKGINVRYLGKLAAMLANVPQLQYLKRIVVSELILRSAKHIFTFYMQGTELMSLSAAISHFLNCLLSSAQIIHPQQNLEELQSKTAKRRNKRKGRNNGPQQSEVEWASLTPKSLWQQIKADLKSYYDWETPCPESLDATIENFHLQKISLLRNFCIKTGIQILLREYNFENKNRATFFEEDILSIFPVVKHINPRASDAYNFYTTGQSKIQQGYLKDGYELISEALNLLNNVYGAMHPEIAQCLRMLARLNYIMGEHGEALATQQKAVLMSERVNGIDHPYTITEYIHLALYSFANGQVSVSLRLLYRARYLALLVCGEDHPEVALLDSNISLILHAVGEYELSLRFLEHALALNLRYHGPRSLKVAVSYHLVARTQSCMGDFRAALNNEKETYAIYKQQLGEDHEKTKESSDCLRHLTQQAVVLQKKMNEIYTGKSGVSLPPIQVQPPSMGSVLDMLNVINGILFVQISQQDIENFKAEIEKRQKEQTPDGEIKALQNGGKKENKKEDKDNNKKEEKENRKNEKECKKDEKENKKIEKKVDAQKIELKKLEENKTTLEPVAAES